The DNA segment ACAGGAGACTCCGACGGTGCGCATCCGGTAGTCGCCTTCCTCACCGATGAGGTACCACCCCGCAGGGACAGGGTCGAGTTGTTCGGTGATCCGCCAGCTGGACGCGTACGTCCATCCGGACGGTTTGATGTAGTCCGGCATGGTGTATCGCACCTCGACCGGGATCACTGTCTGTGGAACCCGAACGATGGTCAACGCCCGACCGTCCGACAAATACGTGTCGTTTGACGTTTCGTACCACTCCGTACGCACATCCGTGAGGATGCCGAGCTTCTCCAGCTCGAACAGTCGCGACCCACGGTCGGGATACTTGCCGACCGATGGAAGGTCGGTGTTCCACGGTTCGAAGTCTTCCAGCTGGATCCGATGCAGGAGCGGGAGAATAAACAGCGAGTCCGTGGGGTAGCACTCCAGGACTTCGGAAAATGCCGCGCTCGCGTCTGCGTCCGTTTCGAATGCTTCCAGTACGGCGCGCACGGTGTCGGCGCTGTCCACGGTGATGCTGAACTGTTCCACTTGCGGGAAGTGGAGATCGGTAGACATACGAGTCTCCCAGGGTTCCGGGTAGGTGGGTGATTGTCGAGCGACCGTCATTTGCGGTTTCCGGTCGCTCGAACAATGAAAAAGCTACCGACCTCAAAACCAGGTGCCAAGACTTTCCGGCTCGTAATTTTGTGCCATGACCCTTGGCTCAGCGTAATGGAAAACAATTCGCGGCGGAACGCCTTGGCACTGTCACGCAGTCGTCGTAAAATGGAATCACGCTCGCGCGGGATTCCTATTTTGAGCGTCCGCGCACACGAATGGATCCATCCCCGCCGGCGCGAACCAGGCTGCGGGCTAGCCGGCCGGACGCGCCGGCGCAGATGTAGGAGTGCCGCAAGCGTGGGCGATGAGCGGACGGGAACGGAGTCTGCAGCGTGGGGATGAAACCCGTCCGTGAACGGGTTTCACACCGCGCCGCGGGCTTCGTTCCCGTCTGGTCGTAGACCAGTCAGGGCAGCCGCCCGCGCTGTACGCGGCCGGTGACCTGGGGAAATACGAGTGAGCGGGTAGCGTGTTCCGTGGCTACCCAGTGAGCTACCCAACGCGCCACTGAATGAGCGGGTTTACCAGCTGGTGAAGTCGCCGTCCCATCCGCCCAGTAGACCGTTCATATCATTCATGGGGTCCAGGGTCGCGGACGCGGCGTTGGGGTCGTCTGAGAGATCGTCGACCGCAAGCAGATTTGCAGCCAACGGTACGTAGAGACGTTCCCGTTCCGAGGGGGAAATCCCGGTCCTTTCACGCGCCGTTTTTCGCAGCTGCTCGGCGCGTCCGGGCACTGGCGGGATCGGCGGCAACGTACGCAGCGTGACCGGTGGTAATGGCCGTGCGTGCGCGATCGCGCGTAATGCGATCGTGTACGCGTCCATTCGTCGCAGATCAATCTCGTCCAGGAATGGCCGAACGTGCCTCGCCATTTCGGCGGCGTCTTTCTGTTCCAGAGTGAAGAATATCTTGTTGCGCGCGTTTCCGTCTACCGCTGCTTGCATATTCTCGGTGAATTGGTCGATCAATTGGTGGGCGATGACGAGGGACACGTGGAATCCGCGCATTTGTGCGAGCGCGTCGTCCACGCCGATGGGTAAGTGCAGGAAATTTTGCGCCTCGTCCAGGATCAGGGTCGCGTCCAGCCGAGCGGATTCGGATTGTCGCGCCCGGCCGCCGGCGGCCTGCAGCAGACCGGTCAGCAGCATCGAGCCGACTAGACGGGCGGTGTCGGCGCCGATGTCGTCGGTCGGTAGGCGCGCGAGCAGGATGCCACCATCCAGGATCTCGTCGAAGGAGAACGTCGTACGCGGGAGCCCGAACAGTCCGGCCGGCAGGGGGTGGCCAAGGACAGCGCGGAGTTTGGCCTGAAGCGGCGCGGCGAGCGTCAACCGCGCTCCGGGCGGGAGCTGGTCCCACATGTTCCAGAATTCGCCGAGGGTGCTCTCGCGCGGGCCGAGACGGGTGCGGACGGCCCGGACCTGACCGCGTCGCCAGACGTGGTCGGACAGCAGCCGGGACATCTGGCCGAGGGTGCCGCCGTCGGCGTGGGCGAGCGTCAGGGCGGCGTGGTAGGCGATGTCGCCGGAGCGGTGGCCCCACCAGCGGTGCCAGAGTTTGGCCATCACGGCGGTCGTCGCGCCGGCGGCCCGGTACGCCGATCCGCCCGCCACTGTCAGGTCGAGCAGGTTGATAGCCGGCAGCGCGGCCTCGTCGTCCGGGTCGATCAGCACCAGCCGGTCCCCGCAGGAGGCCGGCAGGCGATCCAAAATGTCGCGCACCAGGTCCCCTTTTGGGTCCAGCACGGCGATTCCGCGGCCAGCGTCAGCCTCTTGCAGGGCCAGATTCGCTAGCAGCGTGGACTTTCCGACGCCAGTCGGGCCCAGGACGTGGAGGTGATGACGGGCATCGGCCTGCGAGATCCCGGCCGCCACGCGGCGGCCGATCGTGGTGTGGCCGAGCACTTTCCCAGCTGGACCTCGGCGCTGCTGTGGCGGTACGAGGTGCAGCCGGCGACGATCCGATGGCGCCTGCTCGCCGGTCTCGGCGGTCGCCAAGCGAGGGCGTGGAATGGCCGGGCGCGGGCTCGGCGCAGGATCGGGCGCGGGATCATCGGTCACGGGATCGTTGGTCCTTCCTTCTCCGCGTTGACCCGGCCACCGGCCGCTTCCGTCGGGTCGCTCCACGTCCCGGCCGCCGGGCTCCATAGGCCGGTGGTAGCCGGCCGATGCCGCCCGGACGCGGTCGGCATTCCATAGAGGGCCGGTTCAGTGGGGATCGGGGTGAGCGCGGCGGTTTCGGCCGCGGTCGCCAGAATCGCCCACCGGCCGGGCGCCGGCCGGCGAGCAGTCGCGCGTGCCGCGGGCCACCACGGGATCGGGATCACGGCGTGCGTGAGCGCCGCGTAGCCGCGGCTGATGTCCGCGACGAACGTCGATGCCGTTCCACGACTCCGCGCGGCGACCGTCGTCCGGATGTCGACGAGAAAATGCGGCGCCGCAGCGAGTTTCGCCCGCGCCGTACGCACCAGCGCCGGATCGACCACCGCCGCGCCACCAGCGGCGTGGTCGTCGCCAGCTCGTCCGCGGGCAGCGTCGCGGGCCGGGCCAGGACTGAGCAGGTCGATGACCACCTCGACCGCGAGCTGCAGCATGATCAGCGGCACCCTCCCGACCGCGCCCAGCAGCGGCGTACCGGCTCGTTCTCCCGCGGCAGCGGCGCGTAGAGCGTTCAACCTGCTCGTGGTCGGCCGGGCTACGACGAGTTGAAGTACGGCGACGCCGGAATGGCCGGCGGTGGTAAGCGCGTCCAAGACCGCGTGCGCGTCCTCAATACGAGCCGGCTGCCGGCCTGGCATGGCCGCGGGGTCAAGGCGAGTGTCATCACGGACGGCATCGAAACCGGATTCCCGATATCGCAACCGCCGCCCGACCACCTGGCGGCCGGTCGGCAGATCCGGCGGATCGGTGACACGAACGTGTGCGCCCGGCCAGGCCCGTACGATCGCCCGCATCGTCGGCTCGACATGGACCGCCGGCGGCAGCCACAGGCCACACCGCACCTGATCCCCGTACGCCCACAACTCCACCACCAGATGCCCGGGACGCAAACGCCACCACCGCGCGGCGGGAAGAATTCCCCCGAGCAGACGCCAAAGTCCGGTCACCTGCCGGGCACCGAGCCCTTCCGGGAAGGTGATCTGTACCCACCGAGCGCGCCGCCGCGCGCGGCCGGCCGCCAGGGCGCGAACGATTGTCCACAGCAGCGCACCGGCCACCACCAGGACGGCCACAGGCCACAGCACGCGAAGGTCGATTTCCGCCGGCGACCAGCCACAGGTCACGGCCTGCCCGGTCGCCATCGCCTCCATCCATGCGCGGACGCAATCAAACGGTGACAACGGTGCGACAACAACCGTCCACATGAGACGACCCTGCTTTCGGGAAAGGCAGCAACGGCTGAGAAGAAGGCGGCAAACCGCGCACCTCACATCGGCCCGCCGCCGGGACCTATGCCGACGGCCTGGTGGTCGAGCGATGCAGCGGTGAGCGAAGACCGCCCCTGGTGCCGGTTCGGCGAGAACCGTCGCGACGTCCGTGCGGTGTCCCGAAACGGTGGTCGGTGGCCGTGGCCAGGAGGGAGCCGAGCAGCTCGGTACGCCAGCGCAGCGCGTACCGGACGCAGTTGGCGCAACTGGCGTGCCCGCGACAACCCGTCAACGGTGGCCGGCGACGAGCAGACAGAGACCAGGCGAGACTGTCGCTGCTTGCGAGTTCATGGCCGTACCGCGCGAGGCCGGTGGTCTTGACGCCGAATCCGTGCAACCGGACCGTCGGTATCCGCGTACGGATGGCGTCGAAGATCGCGGCGGCCTCCGTGGTGCCTTGCCGGCGGCAGACCGATCCGACACCAACGACCGGGACGGCAGTCAGGTTCACGCCGGCGTCTTCGTACCGTTGGATGCAGTCCAGGTAGTCGCTGGCCGCCCAGCCTTGTAGTACGGGGATGAACGGCAGGTCCGGCGCGAGTTCACTGAGTTGGAGGTAGTTGGCCACGGTACGGCGTTGGTGCTCTGCGACCGTCAAACCGGTGGCCGCGAGGACCTGCGGTTCGACCATCCAGTCCTGCGGCGCGGCCCATTGCAGCTTCCCGATGTCGGCGGCGTAGCGGCGAACTCGGTCGGCGTACGCGCGTGGGCTGACCTGGTGCCAGCCGCCGTAGGTAGACAGTTCCGTGAACCCGCCGGAGTCCAACGCCCATGGCCCGGCCGCGACCGGGAGAGTCCGGTAGCGGCGCAGCCGCCGGTCGGAAACGAACAACGGCACGGTGAGAGTGCGCAGCCAGTGCGGATGATGCGTTCCCAGGTAGAACCTCATCCGCGCCGGATCCGATACTCGACCACGGTCGCCAGCACCCGCTGCCCCAAGTCCAGAACAAGCGCGGCCGTGATCGCACCGAGCGCCTTGCCGAGCAGTTGACCTGGCAGCAGATTCCAGGTTCCAAACGCAGCCCCGACAAACACAACGCTGTCGACGACGCCGCCCGTCGCGACGGCGAGCAGTGCACCGATCGTGCGCCGGCGGCCGGCCAGCCGTGCGTACACGGCGAAGGCTGCTCCTTCGGCGAGGACGAACGCTGCGGCGCTGGCGGTGGCGATGGTCGGTCCGGCGGTCGCGTACGACAACGCAGCGCCGGCGGCCATGACCGTCCAGGTGCCACAGGTGCCGAATGCGCGCTGGACGAGATTGCGCAGCACCAGCAGGACGCCGACGGCGTAGACGCCGGCGGGCGCGGTCAACCCGAACCCGATCGGCACCGCCCCGCACCAAGCGGTGAGGGAATTGGCTGCCACGACCGCCGCGGCATATCCGACCGCGGCAACGACACCGCTGCTCGTACGGATCCGGGCGGTCGATGCACCGGCAGCTGGCAGGGCGGCGTACGAAGGCATGGCGGTGGTCTCCACAGGTGGGCGTGACGACCCGTGGGATGGGTCCACGAGGCAGGCGGCGGGGATAGGGGGACTGGCTGGCTACACGGAGATCGGTGGTGGTGTCGCGCATGGGTCTGCGCCACCACCGATCGACTGGGGACTGCGACGACTCAGCGGATGTAGGAAAATCCGGGGAACCTCGGGAAGCCGATCCACGGCAGATACGCGCCGAGCGCCAGATACGGCAGCAGTCGGATAACCAGGAAGAACCCGACGGCCAGCAGCACGACGGTGGTGATGGTGCCGGCCACAGCCGCAAGGACGTACCAGCCGCTGTAGGGATCGCGCGACGGCGAGGACGGGGCGGGAGTGGTCGACGGCTGCGGCGTCGTCGGGAGAGACGAGATGGGAGTGGTGGGCATGGCGGATTCCTCTCTCAGCGGGGCCGACGGATGGTCGGTGGCACTGACGGTTGGTCGGGATTCCTGAACTCCGGGTCAGTCCGGATGACGGCCTGTTCCTCGGGCGAGGCGAGGGCGTGGACGCCGACGCGGTGGCGCCCGGCGATCAGGAGCGCGTGGCCGCGTTGGGCGGTGGCCAGGAAGCTGCGTTCGCCGGCAGTCAGCCGAAACGCGGCGGTGATGGCGTCCAGCGCCTGGGGCGCCTGCCCGAGCAGGACGTGCGTGGACGCGTTGTTGAGGACGGCCTTGCCGAGATCGGACTGCAACACGTCGTCCACGTCCTGAGTGGTGACGGTCAGTGCCCCGTTGTTCTTGCGAATGGATTTCGCCAGGCGGTACAGGAATTGGGCGCCGTGGCCGTCGCGGAGCAAGGTCCAGGCTTCGTCGACGTACACCAGGTGCCGCCGGCCACGCTGCCGGTCGGTGATGGTGCGCCAGACCGCGTCCAGCACTAGCAGGGTGCCGGCGGCATGCAGCTCGGGCGGCAGCCGGCGCAGCGAGTAGACGGTCAGATGCCCGCCGGCGCGCGCGGTGGTCGGGCCGGCGAACAGCATCGAATGGCTGCCGGTGACGTACGGCGCGAGCCGTTCGGCCAACTCGGCGCCGATGTCGCCGACCGCGCCGCCCTGCTCGCGCAGGGCGGTGGCGAGGTCGGCCATCAGCGGCGCGGGGCGGCGCCAGGTGCGCGGGTCGCTGTTGATCCCGGCCGCCCGGTAGGTGGCCATGATCGCCGTGTCGAGAACGGCGGACTCGGCGGCCGTCAAGGGCTGGCGCAGCAGGGTGTTGATCAGGGTGTGCAGGAACAGCACCTGTTCGGTCAACCCGTCGGTGTCCGGTGTCGGTGCGGGGAGATCGAACGGGTTGAGGTGCACGCCGCGCTGTCCGAGCGCGATGGTGATGCCGCCGACCATGCCGGCGAGGTCGACGTACTCGTCCTCCGGGTCGATGACGGTGGCATCGGCGTCCTGATACAGGTGCCGCAACAAATCCAGCTTGGTCAGGTAGGACTTGCCGGCGCCGCTGCGACCGAGGACGACCATGTTGGCGTTGTCCTGCCGCCACCGGTCCCACACCACGACACCCGGCGAGGACAGGTTTGTGCCGTACAGCACCCCATGGCCGAGGTCGGTCGGCCGGGTCGGATCCGGCGCCGGCAGGTCCGGCGACGTGAACGGCATCGCCGATGCCAACGCGGACGTGTCCATCGTGCGGGTCAGACGGAGGTGGTCGACCGCGACCGGGAGGGTAGAGGTCCAACCGGCCAGAGCACGCCACGTGGTGGGAGTGGCGCG comes from the Fodinicola acaciae genome and includes:
- a CDS encoding type IV secretory system conjugative DNA transfer family protein; this translates as MLGHTTIGRRVAAGISQADARHHLHVLGPTGVGKSTLLANLALQEADAGRGIAVLDPKGDLVRDILDRLPASCGDRLVLIDPDDEAALPAINLLDLTVAGGSAYRAAGATTAVMAKLWHRWWGHRSGDIAYHAALTLAHADGGTLGQMSRLLSDHVWRRGQVRAVRTRLGPRESTLGEFWNMWDQLPPGARLTLAAPLQAKLRAVLGHPLPAGLFGLPRTTFSFDEILDGGILLARLPTDDIGADTARLVGSMLLTGLLQAAGGRARQSESARLDATLILDEAQNFLHLPIGVDDALAQMRGFHVSLVIAHQLIDQFTENMQAAVDGNARNKIFFTLEQKDAAEMARHVRPFLDEIDLRRMDAYTIALRAIAHARPLPPVTLRTLPPIPPVPGRAEQLRKTARERTGISPSERERLYVPLAANLLAVDDLSDDPNAASATLDPMNDMNGLLGGWDGDFTSW
- a CDS encoding DUF7221 family queuine tRNA-ribosyltransferase-like protein encodes the protein MRFYLGTHHPHWLRTLTVPLFVSDRRLRRYRTLPVAAGPWALDSGGFTELSTYGGWHQVSPRAYADRVRRYAADIGKLQWAAPQDWMVEPQVLAATGLTVAEHQRRTVANYLQLSELAPDLPFIPVLQGWAASDYLDCIQRYEDAGVNLTAVPVVGVGSVCRRQGTTEAAAIFDAIRTRIPTVRLHGFGVKTTGLARYGHELASSDSLAWSLSARRRPPLTGCRGHASCANCVRYALRWRTELLGSLLATATDHRFGTPHGRRDGSRRTGTRGGLRSPLHRSTTRPSA
- a CDS encoding VUT family protein: MPSYAALPAAGASTARIRTSSGVVAAVGYAAAVVAANSLTAWCGAVPIGFGLTAPAGVYAVGVLLVLRNLVQRAFGTCGTWTVMAAGAALSYATAGPTIATASAAAFVLAEGAAFAVYARLAGRRRTIGALLAVATGGVVDSVVFVGAAFGTWNLLPGQLLGKALGAITAALVLDLGQRVLATVVEYRIRRG
- a CDS encoding VirB4 family type IV secretion system protein, which translates into the protein MLRDLLLHGRRLASNTIDDASKAGEEAGGRLAPDGITVAARHVRAGHGYAAVLAVTGYPAEVGAGWLEPLAAFPAHLDVTLHIDPIDAATAARQLKKQREKFEANRRYAADHGHLDDPEIEAAATDAADLAHRLARGQDRLFRLGLYLTVHATTVEQLEQDVAEVTALAESLLLRATPTTWRALAGWTSTLPVAVDHLRLTRTMDTSALASAMPFTSPDLPAPDPTRPTDLGHGVLYGTNLSSPGVVVWDRWRQDNANMVVLGRSGAGKSYLTKLDLLRHLYQDADATVIDPEDEYVDLAGMVGGITIALGQRGVHLNPFDLPAPTPDTDGLTEQVLFLHTLINTLLRQPLTAAESAVLDTAIMATYRAAGINSDPRTWRRPAPLMADLATALREQGGAVGDIGAELAERLAPYVTGSHSMLFAGPTTARAGGHLTVYSLRRLPPELHAAGTLLVLDAVWRTITDRQRGRRHLVYVDEAWTLLRDGHGAQFLYRLAKSIRKNNGALTVTTQDVDDVLQSDLGKAVLNNASTHVLLGQAPQALDAITAAFRLTAGERSFLATAQRGHALLIAGRHRVGVHALASPEEQAVIRTDPEFRNPDQPSVPPTIRRPR